From Haliotis asinina isolate JCU_RB_2024 chromosome 8, JCU_Hal_asi_v2, whole genome shotgun sequence, a single genomic window includes:
- the LOC137293775 gene encoding uncharacterized protein produces the protein MAVYTWGFGKAGQLGTGTTNTCHTPQRLTNRYVTGQAGFSQISSGGLYTSCLADDGRVLCFGCGKHGRLGCGSDEDQLSPSLVKFPENTKIIQVSCGSWHGAAVSEDGHLFSWGYPRACGVSDINPEPQGILSPIPVPKFTPDRLTGVSCGHNYTLAWTENGRAFSWGCGRHGVLGHGTEEDSPTPKEIASLSVKGIAFMDAGYAHCGAVTKDGAVYMFGKGADGALGLGEKTLSNKLVPALVNSLSGVDVAEVSCSVGEHHGHTLAVTRDGQVFSWGDGYKGKLGTGDQKPRFEPTKVLPSSFQNEAIAHVASGGIHSSAVSVSGRVYTWGCGSDGRLGHPEGKGHRYLFRSDVPKPVEFFKSNQHVEMVKCSYYHTVALVREE, from the exons ATGGCAGTGTATACGTGGGGGTTTGGTAAAGCAGGACAGCTTGGAACCGGTACAACAAACACTTGTCACACACCTCAACGACTGACGAACAGGTATGTCACGGGTCAAGCAGGCTTCAGTCAAATTTCAAGCGGTGGCTTGTATACAAGCTGCTTGGCAGATGATGGCCGTGTCCTCTGTTTCGGATGCGGAAAGCATGGTCGCCTCGGTTGTGGAAGTGATGAAGATCAGCTGTCTCCTTCACTTGTGAAATTCCCAGAAAATACTAAAATCATTCAG GTGTCCTGTGGGTCATGGCATGGAGCAGCAGTCTCGGAGGACGGACACCTGTTTAGCTGGGGGTACCCGAGAGCTTGTGGGGTATCAGACATCAATCCCGAACCCCAGGGAATCCTATCCCCCATTCCCGTGCCAAAGTTTACCCCAGATCGACTCACTGGTGTCTCCTGCGGTCACAACTATACCCTAGCTTGGACCGAGAACGGTCGGGCATTCTCCTGGGGATGCGGCCGACATGGTGTGCTGGGACACGGCACAGAAGAAGACTCCCCAACCCCGAAAGAAATAGCGTCTCTGAGTGTCAAAGGCATAGCTTTCATGGATGCAGGGTATGCTCATTGCGGTGCAGTTACCAAAGACGGTGCGGTGTACATGTTTGGCAAAGGCGCAGATGGAGCTCTTGGCTTAGGGGAGAAAACACTCAGCAACAAACTCGTCCCTGCTTTAGTTAATAGCCTCTCTGGTGTGGATGTAGCTGAAGTAAGCTGCAGCGTAGGGGAACATCACGGCCACACCCTCGCCGTCACCAGGGACGGGCAGGTATTCTCTTGGGGGGACGGATATAAGGGTAAACTGGGAACGGGGGACCAAAAACCTCGGTTTGAACCAACAAAGGTCCTGCCGTCGTCCTTCCAGAACGAGGCAATCGCGCACGTTGCGTCAGGTGGGATACACAGCTCAGCTGTCAGTGTGTCAGGGCGGGTATACACCTGGGGGTGTGGCAGTGATGGCAGGTTAGGTCACCCCGAGGGTAAAGGTCACAGGTACCTGTTTCGCTCAGATGTTCCCAAACCAGTGGAATTCTTCAAGTCGAACCAACATGTGGAAATGGTAAAGTGTTCTTACTACCACACAGTTGCTTTAGTAAGAGAGGAATAG